In a genomic window of Diadema setosum chromosome 3, eeDiaSeto1, whole genome shotgun sequence:
- the LOC140226639 gene encoding uncharacterized protein, with protein sequence MANLHRIREMVLLGYANGLIDDEEFVLLYDANRPANLDFNYSTYEAFDLGLYNDDECTAYFRFKRDDILHLKEVLQIPESIQCRNGTRVNGLEALCVLLARFAYPCRYGDLVKMFGRSVPQLCLITKYMIDFVYDNYAYLLGTLNQPWLSPANLTQFAAAVTEKGGALHNCWGFVDGTVRPICRPNENQRVVYNGHKRVHALKYQNVSAANGMIANLFGPIEGRRHDSYMLRESGLLHELEQYSHDVDGNTLCIYGDPAYPIRAHLQSPFKGNAITPEQEAYNRSMSSVRVSVEWLFGDIVNNFKFTDFKKNQKIGLSAIGKMYLVSGLLTNAHSCLYGNITSRFFGLDPPTLMQYFHGM encoded by the exons ATGGCGAATCTCCACAGAATTCGAGAAATGGTTCTGCTTGGTTACGCAAACGGACTGATAGATGACGAGGAGTTTGTACTCTTGTATGACGCCAATAGGCCAGCAAACCTCGATTTCAATTACTCCACTTATGAGGCATTTGATCTCGGGCTTTACAACGATGACGAGTGTACAGCATATTTCAG ATTCAAGAGGGACGACATTTTGCACCTGAAAGAAGTCCTGCAGATTCCCGAAAGCATCCAGTGTAGGAATGGCACAAGGGTCAATGGACTGGAGGCACTTTGCGTCTTGCTGGCACGATTCGCCTACCCTTGCAGATATGGAGATCTGGTCAAGATGTTTGGCCGGAGTGTACCGCAGTTGTGTTTGATCACAAAATACATGATCGATTTTGTGTACGACAACTACGCATATTTGTTGGGGACACTCAATCAGCCATGGTTGTCCCCAGCAAACCTGACCCAGTTTGCTGCTGCTGTAACTGAAAAGGGTGGAGCTCTGCACAACTGTTGGGGATTTGTGGACGGGACAGTGAGACCGATCTGTCGCCCAAATGAAAACCAACGTGTCGTCTATAATGGGCACAAACGCGTGCATGCATTAAAATACCAGAATGTATCAGCAGCAAACGGCATGATCGCCAACTTGTTTGGACCCATAGAAGGACGGAGGCATGACAGCTACATGCTCCGTGAGTCTGGTCTCCTCCATGAACTGGAACAGTACTCTCATGATGTGGACGGCAACACTTTATGTATCTACGGGGATCCGGCATATCCCATCCGAGCCCATCTACAAAGTCCCTTCAAAGGGAATGCCATCACACCAGAACAGGAAGCCTACAATCGGTCGATGAGCAGTGTGCGAGTAAGCGTGGAATGGTTGTTTGGGGACATTGTGAATAACTTCAAATTCACAGACTTcaagaaaaatcagaaaatcggtTTGTCAGCAATCGGCAAAATGTACCTAGTATCTGGACTTCTAACCAATGCGCACTCTTGTCTCTACGGGAACATAACCTCGAGATTCTTTGGACTGGATCCACCAACACTAATGCAATATTTTCATGGCATGTGA